The following proteins come from a genomic window of Mauremys mutica isolate MM-2020 ecotype Southern chromosome 7, ASM2049712v1, whole genome shotgun sequence:
- the RGR gene encoding RPE-retinal G protein-coupled receptor isoform X2: MVTSNPFPEGFTELEMVGIGTALLVEALLGFCLNGLTIISFRKIKELRTPSNFLVLNLALADCGICINAFIAAFSSFLRYWPYGSDGCQIHGFQGFVTALASISSSAAVAWDRYHHYCTRSKLQWSTTISMVIFVWVFSAFWSAMPLLGWGEYDYEPLRTCCTLDYTKGDRNFVTFLFAMAIFNFVIPIFIMLTAYQSIEQKFKKSGQFKFNTSLPVKTLIICWGPYSLLCFYAAVENVTFISPKLRMIPAIIAKTVPTVDAFVYALGNENYRGGIWQFLTGQKIEKAEVDNKTK, translated from the exons CTCTGCTTGGGTTCTGTCTGAATGGCTTGACAATCATTTCTTTTCGCAAAATCAAAGAACTCCGAACTCCCAGTAACTTCCTGGTTCTCAATCTTGCGTTGGCTGATTGTGGGATATGCATCAATGCATTCATTGCTGCTTTTTCCAGCTTCCTGAG GTACTGGCCCTATGGCTCTGATGGTTGTCAGATTCATGGATTTCAGGGCTTTGTGACAGCACTGGCAAGCATTAGCTCCTCTGCTGCAGTTGCCTGGGACCGATATCACCATTACTGTACCA GAAGTAAGCTACAATGGAGCACAACTATCTCAATGGTGATATTTGTGTGGGTGTTCTCTGCATTTTGGTCTGCAATGCCACTGTTGGGGTGGGGTGAATATGACTATGAGCCACTAAGAACTTGCTGCACATTGGACTACACCAAAGGAGACAG AAATTTCGTCACATTCCTTTTTGCTATGGCCATTTTCAATTTTGTGATCCCTATTTTCATCATGCTGACAGCTTACCAATCTATAGAGCAGAAATTCAAGAAAAGTGGACAGTTCAAG tttaatACAAGTTTACCAGTGAAGACACTAATCATTTGCTGGGGCCCCTACTCCCTTTTATGCTTCTATGCTGCAGTTGAAAATGTGACTTTCATCTCCCCAAAACTCCGAATG ATACCTGCAATTATTGCCAAGACAGTGCCAACAGTGGATGCCTTTGTCTATGCCCTGGGAAATGAGAACTACAGAGGAGGAATATGGCAGTTCCTCACAGGACAGAAGATTGAGAAAGCAGAGGTTGATAACAAAACTAAGTAA
- the RGR gene encoding RPE-retinal G protein-coupled receptor isoform X1, with the protein MVTSYPLPEGFTELEVFGIGTALLVEALLGFCLNGLTIISFRKIKELRTPSNFLVLNLALADCGICINAFIAAFSSFLRYWPYGSDGCQIHGFQGFVTALASISSSAAVAWDRYHHYCTRSKLQWSTTISMVIFVWVFSAFWSAMPLLGWGEYDYEPLRTCCTLDYTKGDRNFVTFLFAMAIFNFVIPIFIMLTAYQSIEQKFKKSGQFKFNTSLPVKTLIICWGPYSLLCFYAAVENVTFISPKLRMIPAIIAKTVPTVDAFVYALGNENYRGGIWQFLTGQKIEKAEVDNKTK; encoded by the exons CTCTGCTTGGGTTCTGTCTGAATGGCTTGACAATCATTTCTTTTCGCAAAATCAAAGAACTCCGAACTCCCAGTAACTTCCTGGTTCTCAATCTTGCGTTGGCTGATTGTGGGATATGCATCAATGCATTCATTGCTGCTTTTTCCAGCTTCCTGAG GTACTGGCCCTATGGCTCTGATGGTTGTCAGATTCATGGATTTCAGGGCTTTGTGACAGCACTGGCAAGCATTAGCTCCTCTGCTGCAGTTGCCTGGGACCGATATCACCATTACTGTACCA GAAGTAAGCTACAATGGAGCACAACTATCTCAATGGTGATATTTGTGTGGGTGTTCTCTGCATTTTGGTCTGCAATGCCACTGTTGGGGTGGGGTGAATATGACTATGAGCCACTAAGAACTTGCTGCACATTGGACTACACCAAAGGAGACAG AAATTTCGTCACATTCCTTTTTGCTATGGCCATTTTCAATTTTGTGATCCCTATTTTCATCATGCTGACAGCTTACCAATCTATAGAGCAGAAATTCAAGAAAAGTGGACAGTTCAAG tttaatACAAGTTTACCAGTGAAGACACTAATCATTTGCTGGGGCCCCTACTCCCTTTTATGCTTCTATGCTGCAGTTGAAAATGTGACTTTCATCTCCCCAAAACTCCGAATG ATACCTGCAATTATTGCCAAGACAGTGCCAACAGTGGATGCCTTTGTCTATGCCCTGGGAAATGAGAACTACAGAGGAGGAATATGGCAGTTCCTCACAGGACAGAAGATTGAGAAAGCAGAGGTTGATAACAAAACTAAGTAA